From Tripterygium wilfordii isolate XIE 37 chromosome 13, ASM1340144v1, whole genome shotgun sequence, the proteins below share one genomic window:
- the LOC120013524 gene encoding selenium-binding protein 2-like: MGTDMVVLEHGSVQRNSHGCCNKGPGYATPLEAMTGPRESLIYVTCVYSGTGIEKPDYLATVDVDPNSSTYSKVIHRLPMPNVGDELHHSGWNSCSSCHGDPSANRRFLVLPSLISGRIYAVDTQKDPKAPSLHKVVEPEVIVQKTGLAYPHTAHCLASGDIMVSCLGDKDGNAEGNGFLLLDSEFNVKGRWEKPGHSPLFGYDFWYQPRHKTMISTSWGAPAAFRTGFNLQHVSDGLYGRHLFVYSWPDGELKQTLDLGSTGLIPLEIRFLHNPSKDTGFVGCALTSNMVRFFKNEDGSWSHEVAISVKPLKVQNWILPEMPGLITDFLISLDDRFLYFVNWLHGDVRQYNIEDPARPILTGQVWVGGLIQKGSPIVAEQEDGTTWQSEVPPVQGNHLKGGPQMIQLSLDGKRLYVTNSLFSAWDRQFYPEILEKGSHMLQIDVDNVKGGLKINPNFFVDFGTEPDGPSLAHEMRYPGGDCTSDIWI; encoded by the exons ATGGGTACGGACATGGTGGTTTTAGAGCATGGGTCTGTGCAACGCAACAGCCATGGATGCTGCAACAAGGGACCAGGTTATGCCACTCCACTTGAGGCCATGACTGGCCCCAGAGAGTCTCTTATCTATGTCACTTGTGTCTATTCAG GAACAGGAATAGAGAAGCCTGATTACCTAGCCACAGTGGATGTAGATCCAAACTCATCTACTTATTCTAAAGTTATCCACAGGCTACCTATGCCAAATGTTGGAGATGAACTGCATCATTCAGGATGGAATTCTTGCAGCTCTTGCCATGGAGATCCTTCAGCTAACAGACGTTTTCTTGTCCTGCCTTCTCTGAT ATCTGGACGCATATATGCTGTTGACACTCAGAAGGATCCAAAAGCTCCCTCTTTGCATAAAGTTGTGGAGCCTGAAGTTATTGTACAGAAGACAGGATTAGCATATCCACACACAGCTCATTGTCTTGCTTCTGGAGATATAATGGTGTCATGCTTAGGAGATAAAGATGGAAATGCTGAAGGAAATGGATTTCTTCTCCTTGACTCAGAATTCAATGTTAAAGGAAG GTGGGAGAAACCAGGGCACAGTCCTCTGTTTGGCTATGATTTCTGGTACCAACCTCGACATAAGACCATGATAAGCACATCATGGGGAGCCCCTGCAGCTTTCAGGACTGGTTTCAACCTTCAACATGTATCAGATGGTTTGTATGGGAGGCATCTGTTTGTTTATAGCTGGCCTGATGGTGAACTGAAACAAACACTGGATCTTGGTTCTACAGGGCTAATACCCCTTGAG ATAAGGTTCCTGCATAATCCGTCTAAAGATACAGGGTTTGTTGGGTGTGCCTTAACGAGTAACATGGTGCGTTTTTTCAAAAACGAAGATGGATCATGGAGCCATGAG GTGGCAATATCAGTTAAGCCATTGAAGGTTCAAAACTGGATACTTCCAGAAATGCCTGGTCTTATAACTGATTTTTTGATCTCTCTTGACGACCGTTTTCTATATTTCGTGAACTGGCTTCATGGAGATGTTAGACAGTATAACATTGAAGACCCTGCAAGGCCCATATTGACTGGCCaagtttgggttggtggacTGATTCAGAAGGGAAGTCCTATAGTGGCTGAGCAAGAAGATGGTACAACCTGGCAGTCTGAAGTTCCACCGGTTCAG GGAAATCATTTGAAAGGGGGACCTCAGATGATCCAACTGAGTTTAGATGGGAAGCGACTGTACGTCACCAACTCCCTCTTCAGCGCATGGGATCGCCAGTTTTATCCTGAAATCTTGGAAAAGGGATCACACATGTTGCAGATCGATGTCGATAATGTGAAAGGTGGTCTTAAGATAAACCCCAACTTCTTCGTCGACTTTGGAACTGAACCTGATGGTCCTTCCTTAGCTCATGAGATGAGATATCCTGGAGGTGACTGCACTTCTGACATTTGGATTTAA
- the LOC120012780 gene encoding origin of replication complex subunit 3, translated as MASSATVADSPAPPNPDNIQPFFVIHKAFSRKSKKKSPRAGKAKRKIDLSPLVSKNAKKADEESVEECDSMRMEYFGIVWSKIETTIKNVLRDMNINVFSDIHHWVRESFNTIRSSGPPSLTEATCSFPFVKDTTLKKLFTGLVLTKNMEFVDDLLTFEDLGLHLKSHGCHVANLSSLDFLAKNGIGGCLRSLLRQFLMVSLDAADISILASWYREHDKYNNPVVIIIDDMERCCGSILSDFILMLSEWAIKIPVILIMGISTMLDAPSNALTSNALQHLFPCKFILGTPAERMDAVVAAVLVGQPSTFSISHKVAAFMRNYFVSQDGTLTSFVRALKIACVQHFYVEPLSFVLRGFLLQEDCQEFQVETNGLLPETMLKKAFDLPSCERNKKVSQTSENLIDGLSELKRLQKLWSIVVLCLYDAAKYGNIRLLDILCEALNPELYNSRGTDAQAESEKDSGRSPSNGCFMDRQYPSSRKDGFINKVVRIVKDLPRSQLYNLLKSWEERTADIIEIHEDVKELLFTLKSEEHKRQKQRSTSVSKRHISRAQLNMERDSQVTNEKAATLIDRMIRDYMHPLECVPFHEIICFKNVDKLQLALVGDPRRRIQVDLLESHKILQCNCCNRKGSTLLPSMHDTSIMYNLAQEHGDLINLLDWYQSFKSVVLCPGVKRKRKSKQKCKDMNEPQKQSEVSIQARYCRAVTELQITGLLRMPSKRRPDFAQRVAFGL; from the exons ATGGCATCTTCTGCAACAGTTGCCGATTCGCCGGCCCCGCCGAACCCAGATAATATTCAG CCATTCTTTGTTATTCACAAAGCATTCTCACGGAAATCTAAGAAGAAATCACCTCGTGCTGGGAAAGCCAAGAGGAAGATTGATTTGTCTCCATTAGTATCTAAGAATGCTAAGAAAGCAGACGAGGAGAGTGTTGAAGAGTGTGATAGCATGCGAATGGAATATTTTGGGATCGTATGGTCAAAAATTGAGACAACCATTAag AATGTTTTGAGGGACATGAACATTAATGTATTTAGTGACATTCATCATTGGGTTCGTGAGTCCTTCAATACTATTAGATCATCTGGACCACCCAGCTTAACTGAAGCAACTTGTTCGTTTCCCTTTGTAAAAGATACTACTTTGAAGAAGCTGTTCACTGGGCTGGTTCTGACAA AGAATATGGAGTTTGTTGACGATCTGTTGACATTTGAAGATCTTGGCTTACACTTAAAATCTCATGGATGTCACGTGGCCAATCTTTCCTCGTTAGACTTTTTGGCaaaaaatggaattggaggctgTTTAAGAAGTTTGTTGAGACAGTTTTTAATGGTTTCATTGGAT GCTGCAGATATATCAATCTTAGCATCTTGGTACAGAGAGCATGATAAGTATAATAATCCAGTTGTTATAATAATAGATGATATGGAGCGATGTTGTGGATCCATCTTATCAGATTTCATTCTTATGTTGAG TGAATGGGCTATAAAGATTCCGGTCATTTTAATAATGGGCATCTCAACAATGCTTGATGCCCCAAGTAATGCGCTGACTTCAAATGCGCTACAACATTTATTCCCTTGCAAGTTTATTTTGGGAACTCCAGCTGAGAGAATGGATGCAGTTGTTGCGGCTGTTCTCGTTGGTCAGCCTTCTACGTTCAGTATTAGCCACAAGGTGGCAGCTTTTATGAGAAACTACTTTGTTAGCCAAGATGGGACATTAACTTCTTTTGTTAGAGCCTTAAAG ATAGCTTGTGTCCAGCACTTTTACGTGGAGCCTTTGAGCTTTGTACTTAGAGGATTTCTTCTTCAAGAAGATTGTCAG GAGTTCCAAGTTGAGACAAATGGTTTACTACCAGAAACAATGCTTAAGAAGGCTTTTGACCTTCCATCTTGTGAAAG GAATAAAAAGGTTTCACAGACGAGTGAAAATTTGATTGATGGTTTGTCTGAACTTAAGAGATTGCAAAAGCTATGGAGCATTGTGGTTCTG TGCCTGTATGATGCCGCCAAGTATGGTAATATTCGACTTTTGGACATACTTTGTGAGGCACTGAATCCTGAATTGTACAACTCAAGGGGTACTGATGCTCAAGCGGAATCAGAAAAAGATTCTGGAAGATCTCCTTCTAATGGCTGTTTCATGGATAGGCAATATCCTAGCTCGAGAAAAGATGGTTTTATCAACAAGGTCGTTCGCATAGTGAA GGATCTTCCAAGATCGCAGCTTTATAATTTGCTAAAGAGCTGGGAAGAACGTACTGCAGACATAATTGAG ATCCATGAAGATGTGAAGGAGTTGCTATTTACATTAAAAAGTGAGGAGCACAAGCGTCAGAAACAACGTTCAACTAGCGTATCCAA GAGGCATATATCTCGTGCCCAGTTGAATATGGAGAGGGACTCGCAGGTAACAAATGAGAAAGCTGCAACATTAATAGATCGCATGATTAG GGACTATATGCATCCTCTTGAATGTGTTCCGTTTCATGAAATTATTTGTTTCAAGAATGTTGACAAGCTTCAACTG GCTTTAGTTGGCGATCCAAGAAGAAGGATTCAGGTTGATCTTTTGGAATCGCACAAAATCCTCCAGTGTAATTGTTGCAACAGGAAGGGAAGTACCTTATTGCCATCCATGCATGATACATCGATCAT GTATAATCTGGCACAGGAGCACGGTGACCTGATCAATCTTCTAGACTGGTACCAATCTTTCAAATCAGTAGTTCTTTGTCCAGGTGTTAAGAGGAAACGCAAATCAAAGCAGAAATGCAAAGATATGAATGAACCTCAAAAACAGAGTGAAGTATCAATTCA AGCAAGATATTGCAGGGCAGTTACAGAACTCCAGATTACAGGGCTCCTTAGAATGCCAAGCAAAAGGCGGCCGGATTTTGCACAGAGAGTAGCCTTTGGATTATAA
- the LOC120013096 gene encoding putative Peroxidase 48 isoform X2 yields MVMVITKVINKKWILFVLCISIIISLRIPMNRHNSSFDFPIPFDEPQDDYLPSLYLEDTSVSEIGLEYDFYRQSCPQAESIVRSYMARIFSDQNDVSAGLLRLFFHDCFIEGCDASVLLDDSNGNQNHAIERQAIPNRSLRGFDKIDMIKEELEKACPGIVSCSDILALATRDGIVLAGGPFYPVFTGRRDSLQSFFREAAAQIPRPSDNISQILNLFSLRGFDERDTVSLLGGHNIGKIGCQFIQDRIHNFSGTGLPDPSLASDFRNEIINTCENDKNSSTDGSLFSMRSRRADAFSQGLSSSMSLGAGLRVW; encoded by the exons atggtgatggtgatcACGAAGGTTATCAACAAGAAATGGATTTTGTTCGTTCTGTGTATCTCTATCATCATCTCTTTGAGGATTCCCATGAACCGACACAACTCCTCTTTCGACTTCCCCATTCCCTTCGACGAACCCCAAGATGATTACCTTCCCTCTTTGTATCTTGAAGATACTTCTGTGAGTGAAATCGGTCTTGAATACGATTTTTATCGTCAGTCTTGTCCACAAGCAGAGTCCATTGTCAGATCCTATATGGCTCGGATTTTTTCGGACCAAAATGACGTGTCCGCAGGGCTATTACGCCTCTTTTTCCATGATTGTTTCATAGAG GGATGTGATGCTTCGGTGCTATTGGATGACAGCAATGGCAACCAAAACCATGCCATTGAGCGGCAGGCTATTCCAAACAGATCCTTGAGGGGCTTTGACAAAATTGACATGATAAAGGAAGAGCTTGAAAAGGCTTGTCCAGGGATTGTCTCGTGTTCAGATATACTTGCTCTGGCCACTAGGGATGGCATTGTGCTG GCTGGTGGCCCATTCTATCCAGTGTTTACGGGCAGAAGAGACAGTTTGCAATCCTTCTTCCGCGAAGCAGCTGCACAAATTCCAAGACCCAGTGATAATATTTCCCAAATACTCAATTTGTTTTCTCTCAGAGGTTTTGACGAAAGAGATACTGTGAGTCTTCTAG GGGGTCATAATATTGGCAAAATAGGCTGCCAGTTCATTCAGGATCGTATCCACAACTTTTCAGGGACAGGGCTGCCAGACCCTTCTTTAGCTTCTGATTTCCGTAATGAGATTATAAATACCTGCGAAAATGATAAGAATAGCAGCACTGATGGATCTCTTTTTTCCATGAGATCAAGGCGAGCAGATGCATTTTCTCAGGGTTTATCATCTTCTATGTCTCTGGGAGCAG GACTGCGAGTTTGGTGA
- the LOC120013096 gene encoding peroxidase 57-like isoform X1, with protein MVMVITKVINKKWILFVLCISIIISLRIPMNRHNSSFDFPIPFDEPQDDYLPSLYLEDTSVSEIGLEYDFYRQSCPQAESIVRSYMARIFSDQNDVSAGLLRLFFHDCFIEGCDASVLLDDSNGNQNHAIERQAIPNRSLRGFDKIDMIKEELEKACPGIVSCSDILALATRDGIVLAGGPFYPVFTGRRDSLQSFFREAAAQIPRPSDNISQILNLFSLRGFDERDTVSLLGGHNIGKIGCQFIQDRIHNFSGTGLPDPSLASDFRNEIINTCENDKNSSTDGSLFSMRSRRADAFSQGLSSSMSLGAGLDSHYFQGLLKGRGLLFSDQQLMADDRTASLVRAYASDDGSTFRFDFSRAMVKMSNLGVLTDSQGEVRTFCSLPVHNS; from the exons atggtgatggtgatcACGAAGGTTATCAACAAGAAATGGATTTTGTTCGTTCTGTGTATCTCTATCATCATCTCTTTGAGGATTCCCATGAACCGACACAACTCCTCTTTCGACTTCCCCATTCCCTTCGACGAACCCCAAGATGATTACCTTCCCTCTTTGTATCTTGAAGATACTTCTGTGAGTGAAATCGGTCTTGAATACGATTTTTATCGTCAGTCTTGTCCACAAGCAGAGTCCATTGTCAGATCCTATATGGCTCGGATTTTTTCGGACCAAAATGACGTGTCCGCAGGGCTATTACGCCTCTTTTTCCATGATTGTTTCATAGAG GGATGTGATGCTTCGGTGCTATTGGATGACAGCAATGGCAACCAAAACCATGCCATTGAGCGGCAGGCTATTCCAAACAGATCCTTGAGGGGCTTTGACAAAATTGACATGATAAAGGAAGAGCTTGAAAAGGCTTGTCCAGGGATTGTCTCGTGTTCAGATATACTTGCTCTGGCCACTAGGGATGGCATTGTGCTG GCTGGTGGCCCATTCTATCCAGTGTTTACGGGCAGAAGAGACAGTTTGCAATCCTTCTTCCGCGAAGCAGCTGCACAAATTCCAAGACCCAGTGATAATATTTCCCAAATACTCAATTTGTTTTCTCTCAGAGGTTTTGACGAAAGAGATACTGTGAGTCTTCTAG GGGGTCATAATATTGGCAAAATAGGCTGCCAGTTCATTCAGGATCGTATCCACAACTTTTCAGGGACAGGGCTGCCAGACCCTTCTTTAGCTTCTGATTTCCGTAATGAGATTATAAATACCTGCGAAAATGATAAGAATAGCAGCACTGATGGATCTCTTTTTTCCATGAGATCAAGGCGAGCAGATGCATTTTCTCAGGGTTTATCATCTTCTATGTCTCTGGGAGCAGGTCTGGATTCCCATTATTTCCAAGGCTTGCTTAAGGGCAGAGGACTTCTATTTTCTGATCAGCAATTGATGGCTGATGACAGGACTGCGAGTTTGGTGAGAGCTTACGCTTCAGATGATGGATCAACATTTAGATTTGATTTTTCCCGAGCAATggtgaaaatgtcaaaccttgGCGTCTTGACTGATTCTCAAGGTGAAGTCCGAACCTTTTGTTCATTGCCTGTCCATAATTCTTAA
- the LOC120013095 gene encoding heat stress transcription factor A-5, whose translation MEGGTSSGGAGAGAGGGGPAPFLMKTYDMVDDSATDAIVSWSSAKNSFVVWNPPEFARLLLPTYFKHNNFSSFIRQLNTYGFRKIDPERWEFSNEDFVKDQKHLLKNIHRRKPIHSHSHSHSHGHNHPQGSSMDPERAAFEEEIERLSREKADLEARVAASVQRRKAAKQQLDDLTHRTDSVEKRQVNLLTTLEKAVHNPAFLEQLAKKIESLDDLAYTKKRRLPEDKCSKTIPESSLLDNDSSSRPEFGSVINQDFSNKLRLELLPAVSDINLVSRSTQSSNEDGGSPLRNVSDGDPKYAQARTETLSFAPETLELSDTGASFAFKMDESFPQKVPATEGTKLHSLQSNLGFNEEVDGHMSCHLNLTLAFSPLQVNQIPNSSRGPQLGQGIGKSLESSFGENAKEAEGRVFPKNRNADDEDATLPSSKDISNSTQGPPPAPVRVNDVFWEQFLTERPGFSDNEEASSTYRANPYDDQDDRRSSHGMTRSGKNKDQLSL comes from the exons ATGGAAGGAGGTACAAGTTCCGGCGGAGCCGGAGCAGGAGCTGGTGGAGGAGGGCCGGCGCCTTTCCTGATGAAGACGTACGATATGGTGGACGACTCGGCGACAGACGCGATTGTGTCGTGGAGCTCTGCTAAGAACAGCTTTGTTGTTTGGAACCCTCCGGAGTTCGCGCGCCTCCTCCTTCCTACCTATTTCAAGCACAACAACTTCTCAAGCTTCATTAGGCAATTGAACACTTAC GGTTTCAGAAAAATTGATCCTGAGAGATGGGAATTTTCTAATGAAGATTTTGTAAAGGATCAGAAACATCTGCTTAAGAATATCCACCGAAGGAAGCCTATTCACAGCCACAGCCACAGCCACAGTCACGGCCACAACCATCCTCAAGGTTCCTCGATGGATCCAGAAAGAGCAGCTTTTGAAGAAGAAATAGAGAGGCTTTCACGCGAGAAAGCTGACCTTGAGGCACGTGTTGCAGCATCTGTACAACGGCGAAAAGCTGCAAAGCAGCAATTGGATGATCTAACACACCGGACAGATAGTGTGGAAAAGAGGCAGGTAAATTTGCTTACTACATTGGAGAAAGCTGTCCACAACCCTGCTTTTCTTGAACAACTTgccaaaaaaattgaatcttTGGATGATTTGGCATATACTAAGAAAAGGCGACTTCCAGAAGATAAATGCTCGAAGACAATTCCAGAAAGCAGTTTGTTGGACAACGATAGTAGTTCTAGGCCCGAGTTTGGGAGTGTCATTAATCAAGATTTTTCAAATAAGCTTAGACTGGAATTATTACCAGCTGTTTcagacattaacttggtctcGCGTAGCACACAAAGTTCAAATGAAGATGGGGGGAGTCCCCTGAGAAATGTGTCTGATGGAGACCCAAAATATGCACAGGCAAGAACAGAAACTCTTTCATTTGCACCCGAAACTTTAGAGCTTTCGGATACTGGGGCATCATTTGCATTCAAAATGGATGAATCATTCCCGCAGAAGGTGCCAGCAACGGAAGGCACAAAACTACATTCTTTGCAGTCGAATCTGGGTTTTAATGAAGAAGTTGATGGCCATATGTCCTGCCACTTGAATTTAACTTTAGCATTTTCTCCATTGCAAGTCAACCAAATTCCTAATTCATCTAGGGGGCCCCAGCTAGGTCAGGGGATTGGCAAGTCCCTAGAGTCTTCTTTTGGTGAAAATGCTAAAGAAGCTGAGGGTAGAGTTTTTCCGAAGAACAGAAATGCAGATGACGAGGATGCAACCTTACCTTCCTCAAAAGATATTTCCAATAGCACCCAAGGGCCACCACCTGCTCCCGTTCGAGTAAATGACGTATTCTGGGAACAGTTCCTCACCGAAAGACCAGGCTTTTCTGACAACGAAGAGGCAAGTTCTACCTACAGGGCAAACCCATATGATGACCAGGATGATAGAAGGTCAAGCCATGGAATGACCAGAAGTGGTAAGAACAAGGACCAGCTTTCCCTTTGA
- the LOC120012129 gene encoding probable xyloglucan galactosyltransferase GT14: MEKPISVKLCNNQQLWLVVLISFVSCLVLVCFDYSALTSTETDVTTSLFGPAIGTQTKPRSCFGRYIYVHDLPSRFNQEFLDNCESITRGTNSNMCPYLVNSGFGSKIGDSQGFLLNNSWYSTNQFLLEVIFHNRMKRYECLTNDSSFASAVYVPFYAGLDISHYLWNVSISVRDSSAKELVKWLIDKPEWRRMWGRDHFLVAGRISWDFRRQTDDESDWGSKLRFLPESKNMSMLSIESSSWDNDYAIPYPTCFHPKTDSEIEAWQEKMRTQKRPYLFTFAGAPRPDLDNSVRGKIIEECKASKKLCKLLDCNYGVTDCDNPVNLMKLFQSSVFCLQPTGDSYTRRSIFDSILAGCIPVFFHPGTAYAQYKWNLPKNYSDYSVYIPVRDVKDWKAGINETLLHIWEDRERVLGMREQVINLIPRVVYADPISRLERFEDAFDVAVGGILDRIESVRRTIREGKDPSVGFADGDDYKYTFSGYVGET, encoded by the coding sequence ATGGAGAAACCCATCTCTGTGAAGCTCTGCAACAATCAACAGCTATGGTTAGTGGTCCTCATCTCCTTCGTTTCATGCCTTGTTTTGGTTTGCTTTGATTACTCTGCTTTAACTTCTACCGAAACCGATGTCACCACAAGTCTCTTTGGCCCTGCAATTGGTACCCAAACCAAACCCAGATCTTGTTTTGGTCGATACATATATGTTCACGACCTTCCAAGTAGATTCAACCAGGAATTTCTCGATAATTGCGAGTCAATTACAAGAGGCACTAACTCTAACATGTGTCCGTACCTTGTGAATTCTGGGTTTGGTTCCAAAATTGGAGACTCACAAGGGTTTCTGCTGAACAATAGTTGGTATTCAACAAATCAGTTCTTGTTAGAAGTAATTTTCCATAACAGGATGAAGAGATATGAGTGTTTGACAAATGATTCCTCATTTGCCTCAGCCGTTTATGTCCCATTCTATGCTGGTCTTGACATCAGTCACTACCTCTGGAATGTTAGCATTTCAGTGAGAGACTCATCTGCAAAAGAGCTGGTGAAGTGGTTAATTGATAAGCCTGAGTGGAGAAGGATGTGGGGGAGGGATCATTTCTTGGTTGCAGGAAGGATTTCATGGGATTTTAGGCGACAAACGGATGACGAATCTGATTGGGGCAGCAAGCTTAGGTTCTTACCAGAATCCAAAAACATGTCAATGTTGTCAATTGAATCAAGTTCTTGGGACAACGATTATGCAATTCCATACCCAACTTGTTTTCACCCGAAAACGGACAGTGAAATTGAAGCTTGGCAGGAGAAAATGAGAACCCAGAAGAGGCCATATTTGTTCACATTTGCAGGTGCTCCAAGGCCTGACCTTGACAACTCTGTTAGAGGTAAGATTATTGAAGAATGCAAAGCCTCCAAGAAACTGTGCAAATTGTTGGACTGCAATTATGGTGTTACTGATTGCGATAACCCAGTTAACTTGATGAAGTTGTTTCAAAGCTCAGTGTTCTGCTTGCAACCAACTGGGGATTCATACACTAGAAGATCAATTTTTGACTCAATTTTGGCAGGTTGTATTCCAGTGTTTTTCCATCCTGGTACTGCATATGCACAATACAAATGGAACTTACCAAAGAATTACAGTGACTACTCTGTGTACATTCCAGTTAGAGATGTGAAAGACTGGAAAGCTGGGATCAATGAGACTTTGCTGCATATTTGGGAGGATAGAGAAAGAGTTTTGGGTATGAGAGAGCAAGTTATAAATTTGATTCCAAGAGTGGTGTATGCAGATCCCATTTCAAGATTAGAGAGGTTTGAAGATGCATTTGATGTAGCAGTCGGGGGAATTCTTGATAGAATTGAGAGTGTTAGGAGAACTATTAGGGAGGGGAAGGATCCTAGTGTTGGTTTTGCAGATGGTGATGATTACAAGTACACATTTTCTGGATATGTTGGAGAAACTTAG